In one Silene latifolia isolate original U9 population chromosome 10, ASM4854445v1, whole genome shotgun sequence genomic region, the following are encoded:
- the LOC141605953 gene encoding strigolactone esterase D14 encodes MVMQKTSLSASMNAKIIGTGDETLVLAHGYGGDQSLWEKIIPCLAEKYQVVVFDWSFVGESSYDPTKYSSFDGFADDLVGLMDEMSIKSCVFVGHSMSGMIGCIASVKRPFLFKKLILIGASPRYLNSEDYEGGFEPPEIEQLLSTIETNFQPWASGFAPLAVGGKDTLAIDKFEKTLKKMCPQVALDVAKVIFLSDNRHVLEQVNVPCTLICTTNDIVVPSSVPHYMQKRLVKSKSVIEVIDVDGHFPHLTAHVELLEVLGKALDS; translated from the exons ATGGTGATGCAAAAAACCAGCCTTTCAGCTTCCATGAATGCCAAAATTATCGGTACCGGAGACGAGACCCTAGTTTTAGCTCATGGTTATGGTGGAGACCAATCCCTTTGGGAAAAAATTATCCCTTGTTTAGCTGAAAAATATcaggttgttgtgtttgattGGAGTTTTGTAGGTGAAAGTAGTTATGATCCAACTAAATATAGTTCATTTGATGGTTTTGCTGATGATTTGGTTGGTTTAATGGATGAAATGAGCATCAAATCATGTGTCTTTGTTGGGCATTCTATGTCTGGTATGATTGGCTGCATTGCTTCTGTCAAGAGGCCTTTCCTCTTTAAGAAGCTCATACTCATTGGTGCATCTCCAAG GTACTTGAACTCAGAAGATTATGAAGGAGGATTTGAGCCACCAGAAATTGAACAACTCTTATCAACAATAGAGACCAACTTTCAACCATGGGCATCAGGTTTTGCACCCTTAGCCGTGGGAGGAAAAGACACTTTAGCAATTGACAAATTTGAAAAAACCTTGAAAAAAATGTGCCCACAAGTTGCCTTAGACGTAGCAAAGGTAATATTCCTAAGCGATAATCGACATGTTCTTGAGCAAGTTAATGTACCATGCACCCTCATTTGCACCACCAACGACATTGTCGTCCCATCCTCTGTGCCTCATTACATGCAGAAGAGGCTCGTCAAGTCGAAATCAGTAATCGAGGTGATCGATGTTGATGGTCATTTCCCTCACTTGACTGCCCATGTTGAGCTACTTGAGGTGCTTGGTAAGGCGTTGGACTCTTGA